AATCAATTACGCCATATTCAAACAATAAAGATaaccttctctctctctctccatttcgaaacaaataaaataacctATATTCCAAACAATATTTTATAGTATTGAAAGTTACTTTCATTTAGCTTCTAGCTCTTTCGCTGCGATCATTTAACCTGTATTTTTACAGCACAAGCAAACACACAAATCTTCACTTGAAAGTGAGAGAAAATAGAAGGGGACTGGAGAGAGTAAATAAggctagagagagagaaaagatcCCCAAATGGGACCCACAAACACCGACGCCGGGAAGCATGTGCAACACCCGCTGCTCTGCGTGCGCCCATAAATGATTGTAATTTTGTAACGCCTTCCTCTACCATctctttataaaatatatactccttccCTTAATAagtaaatatatactccatcacCAAAACTTTTTTCTTCTTAAATTAGTGCTTTTCAGTAAATTATACTCCACTAAAAGATTACTCATTTTGCACTTTTATGTTGGATCTTTGAAAGTAGTCAGAATCTCACCAATTATATTTTTGGGGATTCTTGAGAGGAATAGAGGAACaatgaaataatatttgtaaCTACTACAATTTATGTTTCATATATTTGCATGCACACATATGTACATGTATTCACACAGATGTACATGTATTAGTGTTAAATGGCGTAGAAAACATTATGGAAAGGAAGAAACTGTTTTGTGTAGAATAGGATGATTATTCCATTGTATAGAGGACCCTTTAAATAGGGTATAGGAAGCAATGTACATGCTAAGATCCTTAATTACAAAATATTCTGTCAATCATCTAATTAGAGTAATTGATTCTAATCACAATATTTCCTTTTCTAACACcccccctcaaattgagtggtgggGTCTCCAATACTCAATTTGCAAAGAGCACATTCAAAGACTCTCGTACTGACTGCCTTCGTCAATATGTCGGCAAGTTGATCTTCTGAGCGAGCAAATGGTAGCTCAACAATTCCCCtttcaatgttttctttgataaagtgtCTATCCACCTCGACATGTTTGGTTCGATCGTGTTGAACCGGGTTTTCTGAGATGCTTATGGCGGCCTTGTTATCACAGTATAGTACACACTTCTTACTTGGAGAGAGACCAAGTTCCTTCATCAATCTTCTTAGCCACATTATCTCAGTTAGTCCGCTTTTGATACCACGAAACTCTGCCTCAACACTCTAGAGAGCCACCACTTCTCCAagttacctccaacaaaggtaaagtacccCGCGGTGGACCTCCTATCATTCAGATTCCCcgcccaatcagcatccgtaTATCCATGAATCTCAAGGTTCCCACTTTTAGAGAATAACACTCCATGTCCTGTTGTCCTCTTAAGATATTGACAAATTCTGAGCGCTGTCTCCATATGATCCGTCTGTGgtttatgcatgaactgactcacgaTCTCTACGGCGTAGGCAATGTTTGGCCTAGTATGCGATAGGTAGATGAGCTTTCTAACTAGTTGCTGATATCGACTTCGATCGGTCAACTCGGCTTTATCATTAATCTGCAATCCATGATTAACTGCTATAGGCGTATCTGCCGGTTTACACTCTAGGAGACCCGTGTCTGTAAGGATGTCCAGAATGTATTTTCTCTGTCTAAAAAAGATCCCTCTCTGTGATCTTAACACCTCGATCCCAAGAAAAAACTTGAGATCACctaagtccttcatctcaaactccaGAAACAGATTCCTCTTCAAGTTCTCAATCTCTTCCAAGTCGTCacctgtgataatcatgtcatcgaCGTATATGATTAAGCAAGTGATTTTATCTCCTCTTTTTTTCAGAAACGGagtatgatcagagttgctCTGTTTATATCCATAACTAATCATTGCCCCGACGaacttcccaaaccatactcttgggGACTGCTACAACCCATATAAAGTTTTCCTCAGCCTACATCCTTCTCCTATCTTGAAGTCAACTGCAAATCCTGGAGGGGCCTCCATATACACCTCTTCTTCATTTTTTAGCTCACCATGAAGAAAGACATTCGTCACATCGAATTGATGCAGTGGCCAATCTTTATTTGCCGCCACAAACAATAAGACTCGAATAGTGTTCATcttggccactggggagaaagtttcTGAATAATCTACCacatatgtctgagtatagccCTTCGCGACTAGCCGTGCTTTGTACCTCTCAACTGAGCCACCTGGTCTCCCCTTTGGGTAAAATTCATGTTTCCCAAGTGTTGTTCCGGATCAGTGCATCTATTTCTTTTTGCATTGCCTCTCTCCAGTGCTTATGCCGCATAGCCTCTTCCCATGACTGTGGGATCTCTTCCTCCTCATACAGTGCCTTCTCAAATGCTTGAGCCATTTATGATAGATGACTCGTAACTAGGCAAGCAACAGAGTATCGGGCCTTCTTGTTAATCCTCTCAGGTGTATATCTTTTTGGCGGAACTTCTCTGTTCGCCCGGTGTGGAAGAATGTACCCCCTGTGTCGGGGTCAATTCCTTCAACTTCTACCCCACTAGTTTCTTCATATGTGTTCTCCACATCGGGGCCTGCTTCTTTCTCTACACTTACATCATCAGTAGTAAAGAAAATTGGAGGAGCAGGGTTATCAATTCTTACATTGGATAGCCTCAACGGGGAAGTAGTTAGATGAGTGTCACCTTTAGGAACAGACTGTCCTACTtcagagacttgctcagcggGATCACTTACTGCCGCCTCTATTAGGCCCACTTCGGGATTACTTGGCGTTGGCTTTGGCGCTGATatccaacttagcgggtccTTACTACTAttctccccctgaccactaaGGTGGGTATAGAAGTATTCAGTTTCAAGGAAATTGCAATTCATCGTGACAAACAttcaattggttttaggatcaAAGCAACTATACCCCTTTTGGTTTACCCCATACCCCACGAAGACACACTTAATTGCACAAGGAGAAAGTTTGGTTCGTTCATATTTTGGGGTATGAACAAAAACGGAGCACCCAAAGACTCGCGGTTCAAGAGTTAAAGGTGGTGGAATTTTAGTGAATGATGATAGGGCTTGGAGTGGTGTTTGGTGTTTGAGGATACTTGTGGGTAATCTGTTCAAGAGGTAGGCTGAGGTGGCAatagcttctggccagaagtgtttTGGGGCTTTTGATTCAATGAGCATAGAGCGGGTCATTTCAAGGAGGGAATGATTTTTTCTTTCGGCTACACCATTCTGTTCGGGAGTATAGGCACAACTGGTTTGATGAATCAGaccattttcttgaaaaaattaTTTCATGGCCGAATTAACGAATTCTCTCCCATTATCTGATCTCAGGATTTTTATAGAGTGTTGATACTGGGTTTTGATAAGGTTAAAGAAATGTGAAAAATGTGTATAAACCTtagatttttgtttcatgaaatatgCCCAAGTCATGCGAGCGCAGTCATCTACAAAAACTAAGTAGTATATAAGACCCTGCCTCCCAATAAAAggtgcgggcccccaaacatcagagtgaatTAAGGAAAAATGGAAATCAACACGAGTATTGTTCAAAGGATAAGAGGTTaggtggcttttggccaaaaaacaGGTTTCACAATACTCATCATGTTTAGAAACAAAGTCAGGAAACAAtaattttaagtaaccgatagaAGGATGTCCCAAgcgccgatgccaaagccaagctttcctATCGGCAGACCCGTGAGTTAGCATGGCGGTCCgtttttgagctatctcatctaCATAGTACAATCCATCACGTTCAGTGCCAAGTCCAATTATTTCCCTGGTTCGGATATCCTGCAGCAGACAGAAATGAGGTTGCATCAATAAGGTGCAATTTAATTCCTTCGTGACATGGCTAATAGACAACAATTTATGAGACATCGAAGGAATGTAAAGGCAGTTAGATAATTGAAGGGTAGGTGATATTTTCACTGTTCCCCCCTCCTCAACTTTTGTAAACTCCCCATTAATTGTCTGAATATGAGATTTCTGAGGTTTTTGAATCCATGTAAGATCTGAAGCATCATAAGTTATCGTATCAGTCGCCCCATAATCAAATATCCATCTATCATTTTTCTCATATCCACTACACACCTGACATGCCATTCCAATATTTTCTAGGGGTTGAAATCTATTTTTACACATAATCAGGGTATTAATAGGGAAATTACTTAATTCGGGGTTAGATTCGCACAACACAAGAGAATAGGGGTCATTTGGCAATAAATGTGGTACACTAAGTAATTTATTGTATTGCTGGGTGGAAATGGTGTTCTTTAACCAAAGAACCCACAAACCCTACATTACCTACTGCCGCCGTTGTTTCTCCATCTCTCCCAAACTCCTCCTATGACCAATTCGATACCACCGTTCCTCCGGCGAAGTTGGCGGTTCCCATCTGACCCGCCGGCTGAGTAGCACCGATTGCTCCCCTGTCGCCGCCCCGAGTCTGAGCGGCTTCCCTGTTGCCTCGGCGGTGGCGATAGGGTAGCTTCCTCCGTCTCCCGGTTGCCCTTCGATAGCTGCAGCAGCGTGGCCGCTGTGGCTGCCGCGGTTCCAGGGCGCGCGTGGTGGCGCGGATGGCGGTGGTGCGGATGAGTTCCTACCGTGTTTCTCCTCCCACCAATCGGGAAATCCGATCAATTCGAAGCACGATTCTTTTGtgtgcttcttcttcttgcaaTAGGAACAGACAAGCTTCGATTTGACTTTATCATTGTTTCGCTGGTTCCAGCCGCCTCCTCCACCGCGATTGCCGTCGCCGCTTGAGCCGCTGCCGTGCTGGTTCGACCCTCCTCGGACGACAAGTCCTGCTCCGATGCCTTCTGTAGTGGCTCCGTCTCCTAATTGTAACACTTGAGACCGTGTCTCCTCTTGTTTGATCAGATTGTAGGCAAGGTCAATCGAGGGAAGTGGGTCCATTTTAACTAtctcatttttggttgtttcaTATTTGCCGTCAATGGCAGTCAGAAACGTATAAAGTCTCTGTTCTTGGATCCAATTATCATGTATTTCCATATCCTCCAGGTATTTCATAGGATTTGTCCATTTCTGATCAATTGACATCCATAAATCTAGTAGGGTACTCCATGTCTCCTCTAACAATTGGCTTCCTTGTTTTACCATGCTGGCTTTGATATGCAGATCGTAGATTTGGAGTTTATCTCATCCGCTCCCGTACGTGACAACCAATGCATCCCATATGTGTTTGGCAGTCGGTTGTTTCAACACTCGGCTGACCAACCGAGGTTCGATATTCTGTGTGAGCCATGTAAACACGCAGTGATTAGCTTGTTGCCATTGCGGGAAGGCTGGATCGGTTCGTGGCGGGGGAGGTGGCACTCCGGTTACGTGAGAAACCATTCCCCTACCGTTTATAGTCGTCTTCATCAGAACGACCCATTCGGAGTAATTTTCTCCATTCAATTTGCTTCCTCTTATGTGGAGAGGTTGTGTATCGATTTTGTACACAACGGGTTTTTCTGGTGGATTTTTTGTGGTCTCTGGTTTGGGTGTTGATGGTATCATCAACTGGTTTGAATGGTTTTCTGCAGATTTGGCTTAAGGTCAAGAAATGTTAGGGacaatgatgaaatttttctgagtcATGCTCTGGTACCATGCTAAATGGTGCAGAAAACATTGTGGaaaggaagaaaggaagaaacTGTTTTGTGTAGAATATGATGATTATTCCATTGTATAGATGACCCTTTAAATAGGGTGTAGGAAGCAATATACATGGTAAGATCCTTAATTACAAAATATTCTGTCAATCAACTAATTGGAATAATTGATTCTAATCACAATATTTCCTTTTCTAATAATTAGAAACCTTGTGAACATGTttatatagatatataaatagATAGGCATGTACTTTATTCCTTGTGAACATATttatatagatatataaatagATAGGCATGTACTTTATTTGGATTATATTAGGTGTATCTACACATAACACATGTAGAGCATAGGCGTCCCACCAATTATTAAGAAATGCAATTTGCATGACCTAGATTCCTATGTCCTAATTCAAATCATATAGTAATTGTGATGCTAAggttattattttaaaatgctACATCTCACCTACACTTGAACGTCCCGCCATATGTTCTTGacgatttaattaatttcaatcaATACATGATTTGGACTGTACAAATAGCTTGTGCAGATTTATTTGAAAACAACACACactcattaaatttaatttaattgatgaATATAAGGAGATGAAAGACTTTCCGGCGTCGTGATTGCGATCAGCGGAGGAATAAAAggtagtcgcgggagctttgcccgtcgatcaaaccaagaacaatactgaattgaaataaaagcgtaaaaataaaataggataaTTGTATTTCTGATTCAATGGGAAGAATACAATgcctcctatttataagactactctgacttagagaacaagaaaataaagatcctaataatatatgagaaatatatgctaaatcaatactaaactaaataatagagatatgtggatattcgtagagatattctcgtatcaactcccactcagttaaaatccaccttgtcctcaaggtgggcaTAGAAATCAGAACAACATCTACGCATCGAATTTTCTCCAAGCGATTTCAATTCTTCCGTGATTTTATTGTTATCTGCTATAGCTATACTTTCATGACTCTAAATCAGCCCCATTAGTACTATAGCTCCCTTTAAAAGAAAATCTTCATGAATGTCGCCCACTCTTGTATTGTTCATGACAAGTCCTAAAAGTGCACTTCTTGCAAAACTCTGAATTTCTGTGCTCACGGTGGTAGAAAGCAGAAAAGTCCTTGTATAGTCAGCCATATGAACATACTTACATAATCATCTTTCGATTCCATCCTATCCTTGCCATGTAAACCCAATTTTGAGAATTTTGAGGTGAAATTAGTAATCCTGAGACCTATGGTTTCTCTTCTTTTTATAATTACCCTTTGCACCACTAGAATGCCAAGAACTAGAAAGAATTTCGTAAGAGAAACATAACCTCCTAGATCAAATGTGCAAGATCGCCTTTGTGCACCAAACAGGAGTTGGACGTCTCCTTTCACCATCTTCAGAAAAGCTCACCAGCGAAGGAGGGTGATGCCCCAAAAAATTACGATTATATAAAATCGATTTATAACCTGAGACAGTTGCCGACACGACTGCCCTTACCAGCATTTCTCCATTACCTGGTGATTACAAGAGTTCACAAAAGCAATACTCAAGATAAAAATTATATCACCCCAAAATTCAAAAGTTGACGTATCAAAATTTGGGCGGCCTGTATTCCACACAAGGATTGTCTTCCCAATTTCTCCTTTTAGATGGATCGATAACATGTCTGCCGAGATTGTCCCCTACTCCACTTTGTGAGGATTCCACTGTAAAATCCTTCTAATAGATAACGCTAACCTTTGATTCCTCCGCAAAAGCCTTCTAATAGAAAACTCCTGCCTCATGTTCAACAGACGCAGGTAACTTGCCAGCCATTGGTCCACATCCCTGATATCAGGGCTGCACGGTAGAGCATGAGGGATGCCTGAGAGCTCAAATATTTCGAGCAGGTTGTTGTCACGGGCCCTCGTTCTCTCGCCTTCATAAATAGTCATGGCACCTCCAACGGATTCCAAACTAAGGGAAAATGGAGTGGCATCGATAAGCAATAGATCCTGGCACCAAAGAGCAAAGAGACATCCTGGCTCAGAAATCCGGCCATCCAGAAACACATCATGAAACTCCTGATGCTTATCAATCCGCATCTGCTGACCCCTTCTGAACAAAATTACATCTCCCCTCGCAGCACCCACAAGATTGGTGTTTTCACGCACAACTACATTGAAGGTTCTCCCTCTTGCCTTAACCACGGACATATCGAAGCAAGAAGGAGAAACATATAGCTGGGTGGATGGTGTGTCGTGGCGCGGAGGGATCAATCGTGCATCGGCGTCGAGcaatgttgatcgatgattcatttTTGCAACATCCCTGACAAGAGATGAATCATTCAACAATTTCAGCGACGCGTTGTCTTTCATGGAATTACCCAAACCAATATGGACTTGGAGAATCTTGATTCGAGAAGCATTCCATTGCAATGAGTACTCAATTTCTTTGCGACTGGGAACCTGTTTCTCTTTGCATACTGAATTCTGACTGGACTTCTCCGTCTTCTCAACCTTTCCAACTCCTGAAGGGATAACCATTAGCATCTCATCTCCGTCACATGACTTGTGGTTGAGGAACATGACTTCATTGCAGCTCTTAACTTGAACTTCCTCCACCACAATGGCTTCATAGTGTACGACGACGGCCTCCATTGGGCAGTCTCTATATGGCTGGATAACAACAGTCGATAGTGGCGCTGCTGTGCGGTTGTCACCCGACAGTGGACACCAGCGGGTAGTGGGCTGCTCGGTGTAGGGCGGCTGGTGGTCGTCGTGTGATGGCGGCAGCTGATTGTGGAAGTAGTGCTGCAGTGGTGGCGGCGACAGTCTATCTGCTCCTGCTGCCATGGATCGGTGTAGGTCTGGGACGTCGGCTGCCTGTAGGGGTCAGTGTTGTGGAAATAGGGTTGTGGCTGACTTCCAAAAAGGGACGGTTGAACAACCGGAGGGTAAAGCGGTTGGGCTTGCGACGGTAGGTTGAACCCCGACAACGGTCCTGAGGTGCTAGGGAGAGTTGATAGGGTCCTCGATTTAGTGAATCTCGCAAAAAATCATCTCcagtatcttttattttatttgatttagtatcttttattttagttagttatattccatatcttttgtaatcttttattttaattgtctttcttgattagcaagatatgtttagggtttagaattctataaattatagaattctcTAGCATTTTGaaacattgagaaataaagttaaaacTTGTTCTCATTccggttctggcggaaatcgccccctagcacctcaactagggtttatcttgttcttcgtttCCCTATAAATCGTTGCTGCTCAAGTCCGATAGATCAAGGGTCTTGTAGTAAAACGAAGAACAAGAACGAttacgaagaacaagataaaccctagttgaggtgctagggagcgatttccgccagaaccaGAATGAGAACAAgttttaactttatttctcaatgtttCAAAATACTAgagaattctataatttatagaattctaaacTCTAAACCTATCTTGCTAATCAAGcaagataattaaaataaaagattacaaaagatatggaaataaataaagataagtaattaaaataaaagatacccTAAAATATTGTAGATGATCTTCGACGAGATTTGCTAGACGAGATTCACAAGATCGATGGCCCTATCACAATCCGGGTGAGCATTAAGTGGTTCCGAATCAGGCAAATCAGGCGGACGGAGGTTGTCCATGCGATGATCGGTGACAGAGAGATGAGACTCCATCTCGGCAAACACCCCCATCCTTTGGTCAAGCTCTTGCAGCGGCGACGCAACTGCATCAAAGGCCATGTAGAACGGATTATCAACGGCGTGGTTGGTGTATGCCGGAAGGGCATAAGGCGGGTCTGGATCCGGTGGAAGCTGGTACGCTGGTAGAAGGAAGCACGCTCCTGCTGCCATGGGTGAGCCGCATCCAACCTCTTGTTTAATCTGATGCAGAAAGTCGTGATCCGGTCACACAAGGAAATGATATCCTCGTTGGTGTAACGAGCCATGAGTACGGAGATGAAAGCACCAATCGTTAAGGGATAatttcccttaacaagattccggcgTCGCGATTGCGATCGGCGGAGGAATAAAAGGTAGTCTAGGTAGCCGCGGGAGTTTCgcccgtcgatcaaaccaagaacaATACCGAATTGAAATGAAAccgtaaaaataaaataggataaTTGTATTTCTGATTCAATGGGAAGAATACAATGCCTgctatttataagactactctgatttagagaaaaaaaaataaagatcctaataatatatgagaaatatatgctaaatcaatactaaactaaataatagagatatgagaatATTCGTAGAGATATTCTCGTATCAAAGACAAAATATATTTGAAAGTAATAAACAATTACCAACAAACACcaacaaaatataaaagtataaaagtAAAAAGAGAAAGACACTAACCTATATTGCCACTCCTTCCTATACTGTAGTACTACAATACAATACTGCGAATTATGGAAATTCTATACAACACATGAtttaataactttttttttcttctgtatACCATCCTTTTGCAATACCTCTAATTTCATCAAATCTATAATTATTATATCTTGTGTTGCATAGAATAGCCGGTTAATAATATCAACCgatataattcaaaaaaaaaagaagagctATATCAAAAATATCAATCCAAAGAATTATGAAATCCGGCGCACTGATAGGCCGGCCTCGATAGCTGGTCTCCGGCGCTGACGGGGCACGCTGCCAGCCCCAACGGCGGCGCTACCATGCAATTATACGACACGCACACCGCCGCCGCGTCCGGCAGCGACGACCCCTCCTCCAACGGGAATCCCGTCAGGTAGTTATGCTGCAAGTAGAGCGTCTTCATGGTCCCCACCACCACGCTCTCCACGTACTCCGTCGCCACGCCGCCGCTCAGCCGGTTGTTGTTCAAGAAAAGCGTCTCCACCCCGGCCAGCGCCGCCCCCACCTCCCCGGACAAAAAGTTGTGGCTCAGGTCCACCGTCGACCCCTCCACCGCCGGCCAAGGCGGCGACGCCGGAATGCCGCCGGAGAGATTGTTCCGTTGGAGGAGGAGCGTCGCCACGCCAGGGCGGAGCAGCGAGCCCGGGACGGGCCCACTGAATTGGTTCATGCTCAAGTCCACGTAGGCGAGGTCGCTCAGCGGGTCCAGAGACCCACTGAGTGGCCCCCACAGGCGATTGCTCGCCGCCGACAGGTATCGGAGCGCCAGGGGCAAAGTCGCCGGAAGTTTGCCGGAGAGTAAGTTTCCGCTGAGGTCGAGGTGGATGAGATCCGAcggaaggacgccgggaaattCCCCGGAGAGGCGATTTCCGGCGAGGACGAGGATCTTGAGGTGGGGCGCCTCCGGGATTGGCGCAGGAACGGCGCCGGAGAGGCGGTTCCGGCTGAGGTCGAGGGTGTGGAGGTCCGGGAGGCGGAGGAGCTCCGGCGGGATGGGGCCGGTGAGGTGGTTGTTGGTGAGGGAGATGACCCTGAGGCGGCGGAGGGAGGCAAGGTCTGGCGGGATGGGGCCGGTGACAATGCTGGCGAAGAGGATGAGCTGGGTGAGGTGGGAGAGGCGGGAGATGGCGGGGGAGAGGGAGCCAGAGAGGCCGGGGGAGTCGGAGAGGCCGGTGCCGAGGGTGAGGATGGTGACGCGGGAGTCGGAGCAGGTGAGGCCGGCGAAGGAGGAGCAGGGATCGGAGGAGGAGAAGTCCCAGGTGGAGAAGAATGGGGCGGCGGAAGGGATGTCGGTGAGGGAGTTCTTGATTTGGCGGAGGGCGGCGAGGTCGGTGGGGTGGATTTGGGTGCTGCCTTCGTGGCACTGagtgaagaggaggaggaggaggattgGAAGCACCACCCAGTTTTTGGCCATATTGTTGAAATTCTAGAGATTGAATGGAGAGGGAGGGGGGCTTTAATATGCTTTAAAATGACAGTGAGGACTGAGGAGTGTGATTGCATTTGGTGATAGTGAGGGTGGCTTTGGATCTGACGTGGCATTGTTAATTTCGGCATCCAGTGTTactgaatttaattaattggagattATTTTGTACCGTTGTTGGTAGACTATTCGACAATGCCAAGATATATGTCAAATGACAAATATTAGTATCTCAGAGCTTTGCATGTTAGGTAGGGGTGAAAGAGAGGAAAGTATACAATTCTGGGCCAATTTCAGGAGAGAGAGTGCGTGTAGTAttttagtattaaataaattggTTTGAAGCGTGTAAGAGATTTACAGAGTGGAATTTATCTGACACGGCACTTGGGAGTTAGCAGCAACAGCTAACTGGATTTTTACCATCAAGGGGTCGCAATCACATCTTGTTTTCACTACCAAACTATTGTTACCACCCATTCAAATCTTTTGCACTTTTTCTTCaaccaaataaattaattttactaAATAGATCCAATCCTCCCTCCAATTTAGACattaattaatcacataatcCCAAACTTTCACATCTCGTTTTCTAGTTTGCTTGAGGAATTGGAGAGAGCTGTCTAACTTGTGTGCATATTGCAGAGAAAACAATTTTTGCGTGTAATTTGACTAATATGTATTTTAATTGACTGTGTAGCCCACATTTTAATAAATgagtatttattaaataattaaggaAATAATTAGAGAGTAAAAAATCATAATTGACTGTCTAATTTGATCAAAATCAGGATTAGACCCGTTGACAGTTAAAAACTAATGGAGCAGTTAGtctaggaccaattgtgatccaatTTGAAATGTCCAGGATGCaacaattcaaaagataaa
This sequence is a window from Salvia splendens isolate huo1 chromosome 5, SspV2, whole genome shotgun sequence. Protein-coding genes within it:
- the LOC121803141 gene encoding LRR receptor-like serine/threonine-protein kinase RGI5, which codes for MAKNWVVLPILLLLLFTQCHEGSTQIHPTDLAALRQIKNSLTDIPSAAPFFSTWDFSSSDPCSSFAGLTCSDSRVTILTLGTGLSDSPGLSGSLSPAISRLSHLTQLILFASIVTGPIPPDLASLRRLRVISLTNNHLTGPIPPELLRLPDLHTLDLSRNRLSGAVPAPIPEAPHLKILVLAGNRLSGEFPGVLPSDLIHLDLSGNLLSGKLPATLPLALRYLSAASNRLWGPLSGSLDPLSDLAYVDLSMNQFSGPVPGSLLRPGVATLLLQRNNLSGGIPASPPWPAVEGSTVDLSHNFLSGEVGAALAGVETLFLNNNRLSGGVATEYVESVVVGTMKTLYLQHNYLTGFPLEEGSSLPDAAAVCVSYNCMVAPPLGLAACPVSAGDQLSRPAYQCAGFHNSLD